Proteins encoded by one window of Spirochaetota bacterium:
- a CDS encoding MBL fold metallo-hydrolase encodes MEKQNYSKGIHKIGKDIYAYLQPDGGWGWSNAGLIVDNDVSLLVDTLFDLDLTREMLREMRRVTKAADRIDTLIITHANGDHFYGNELVKNAEIISSKACAEEMVETPPQVLAEIAKEASNMGELGEFFLRCFKPFNFEGITMTPPTRTFERRLNLSIIDKEVILIEVGPCHTRGDVIVYIPDDKTIFAGDILFIGGTPIMWSGPVANWIRACDMMLDMDVEFIVPGHGPITNKRGVESVREYWEYVETEARMRYDNGMSAVEAAMDIDLGKYASWGEKERIVVNVATLYREFGSDDSSLNVVELFSLMAKMMKD; translated from the coding sequence GGAGCAATGCTGGATTGATCGTTGATAATGATGTTTCTTTGCTGGTTGATACCCTATTTGATCTTGATCTTACCCGTGAAATGCTGAGAGAGATGAGACGGGTGACAAAGGCAGCGGATCGAATTGATACCCTAATAATAACTCATGCTAATGGGGATCATTTTTATGGGAATGAGCTTGTCAAGAATGCAGAGATAATATCATCTAAAGCCTGTGCTGAAGAGATGGTTGAAACCCCGCCTCAGGTTCTTGCCGAAATAGCTAAAGAAGCGTCGAATATGGGTGAACTCGGAGAATTCTTCCTTCGCTGCTTCAAACCCTTTAATTTTGAAGGCATTACAATGACCCCTCCTACACGCACCTTTGAGAGACGTTTGAATTTGAGTATTATTGATAAGGAGGTCATCCTTATTGAGGTTGGGCCTTGTCACACAAGAGGGGATGTCATTGTATACATCCCAGATGATAAAACAATTTTCGCTGGGGATATACTCTTTATTGGTGGTACACCTATAATGTGGAGTGGGCCAGTGGCAAATTGGATTCGAGCTTGTGATATGATGCTTGATATGGATGTTGAATTTATCGTGCCTGGACATGGTCCCATTACGAATAAAAGGGGTGTAGAGTCGGTCAGGGAATATTGGGAATACGTCGAAACAGAGGCACGTATGCGTTATGATAATGGGATGAGTGCAGTCGAGGCAGCCATGGATATTGACCTTGGTAAATATGCCTCCTGGGGTGAGAAAGAACGTATTGTTGTAAATGTGGCCACGCTGTACCGTGAGTTCGGAAGTGACGACTCCTCACTCAATGTGGTTGAACTTTTTAGCTTAATGGCAAAAATGATGAAGGACTGA
- a CDS encoding rod shape-determining protein codes for MIFSSLYSLFSNDMGIDLGTANTLVHVKGQGIVLSEPSVVAMQTGTGKVLAVGQEAKRMLGRTPGDIVAIRPMKDGVIADFETVEKMIRYFITKVHKRRALVRPRVVIGVPSSITEVEKRAVRESAEQAGAREIFLIEEALAAAIGANMPIHEPAGHMVVDIGGGTTEIAIISLGGMVVTNSIRVAGDEFDESIIKYLRTQYNLILGEKMAEEVKFMLGNAFPEKKVLTMEIKGRDAISGLPRTLEIDSSEVRKAIKEPVEQILEAIKHALEQTPPELAADIVERGIVMTGGGSLLKGLEKYISKETGVPVIKAENPLTCVVLGAGKFLEEIKNLYRVNLK; via the coding sequence ATGATATTTAGTTCATTATATAGTCTGTTCTCAAATGATATGGGAATTGATTTAGGTACAGCTAATACTTTAGTTCATGTAAAGGGGCAGGGTATAGTATTAAGTGAGCCATCTGTTGTTGCTATGCAAACCGGCACTGGAAAGGTCTTGGCCGTTGGTCAAGAGGCGAAGAGGATGTTGGGGAGAACACCTGGAGATATTGTTGCGATTAGACCGATGAAGGATGGAGTAATAGCCGATTTCGAGACTGTTGAAAAGATGATTAGATATTTTATTACCAAGGTACATAAGAGAAGGGCGTTAGTTAGACCAAGGGTTGTGATTGGAGTGCCCTCGAGTATCACTGAAGTTGAGAAAAGGGCGGTAAGGGAATCCGCCGAACAGGCAGGGGCTAGGGAGATTTTTTTAATTGAAGAGGCTTTAGCAGCAGCAATTGGCGCAAATATGCCTATTCATGAACCTGCAGGTCATATGGTAGTGGATATAGGAGGTGGAACCACAGAGATTGCTATTATATCCCTTGGTGGCATGGTGGTGACAAATTCAATTAGGGTGGCTGGTGATGAGTTTGATGAATCTATTATTAAATATTTACGAACCCAATATAATCTAATACTGGGTGAAAAAATGGCTGAAGAAGTTAAATTTATGTTGGGTAATGCATTTCCAGAGAAGAAGGTCTTAACAATGGAAATAAAGGGGAGAGATGCCATATCCGGTTTGCCTAGAACCCTAGAAATAGACTCTTCAGAGGTCAGGAAGGCTATAAAAGAACCAGTTGAGCAGATATTGGAGGCGATTAAGCATGCTCTTGAGCAAACACCACCGGAATTAGCCGCTGATATTGTAGAAAGAGGAATCGTAATGACAGGGGGTGGATCGTTGCTTAAGGGCCTTGAAAAGTACATCAGTAAGGAGACAGGAGTACCAGTAATTAAAGCAGAAAATCCACTAACCTGTGTTGTTCTTGGAGCTGGAAAATTCCTTGAAGAAATTAAAAATCTCTACAGGGTGAATTTGAAATAG
- the mreC gene encoding rod shape-determining protein MreC, with the protein MEFITKHKIIIIFIIITLFCIVSLSIQSSTLTKSLEGVCNVLMTPFQKGYHAIQKGIHMLWAGFTELDDVQDELLRVRNKLQRYEALTEELTEIQKENKRFRILLQLQERIQYESLPATIISKDPDNWFRTIIINRGSTDGIKINMPIISFSGEKKAVVGKVIEVRRSVARVLPIISTNMKLGVMFKGSRFPGLLSGFSQSSNLCIMDYINKSASIELGDIVITSGQGGIFPSGLLVGVVKKSLLKGSSAFQRVAVKPTIDYTRLEEVFVVKKEPNEELLELIDMNRR; encoded by the coding sequence GTGGAATTTATTACAAAACATAAGATTATCATAATTTTTATAATAATTACCCTCTTTTGTATTGTGTCGTTATCCATTCAATCCTCCACCCTTACAAAGTCTTTAGAAGGAGTATGTAATGTATTGATGACTCCATTCCAAAAAGGTTATCATGCAATACAAAAGGGGATACATATGTTATGGGCTGGTTTTACTGAACTCGATGATGTCCAGGATGAATTGCTCAGGGTGAGAAATAAGCTTCAAAGGTATGAAGCTCTAACCGAGGAGTTGACTGAAATACAAAAAGAGAACAAGAGGTTCCGTATACTACTTCAATTGCAGGAGCGTATTCAATATGAGTCTCTTCCTGCCACAATAATTTCAAAGGATCCTGATAACTGGTTCAGAACTATTATAATTAATAGAGGTTCGACTGATGGTATTAAAATAAATATGCCAATAATATCCTTTAGTGGTGAAAAAAAAGCAGTTGTTGGGAAGGTCATTGAAGTAAGAAGAAGTGTGGCAAGGGTACTGCCAATTATTTCAACTAATATGAAATTGGGAGTAATGTTTAAAGGGAGTCGTTTCCCGGGTCTGTTGTCTGGATTTTCTCAAAGTTCAAATCTTTGCATTATGGATTATATTAACAAGTCAGCTTCAATTGAACTTGGTGATATTGTAATTACATCTGGGCAGGGTGGAATCTTCCCATCTGGTCTTTTGGTCGGGGTGGTAAAAAAATCATTATTAAAGGGGTCAAGCGCTTTTCAGAGAGTGGCTGTAAAACCAACAATAGACTATACTCGGTTAGAGGAAGTATTTGTAGTAAAAAAAGAACCCAATGAAGAATTATTAGAATTGATTGATATGAACAGAAGATGA
- the mreD gene encoding rod shape-determining protein MreD produces MIVTYLYILALIITSLLIQGHSSFDVLRIVGIKPDLTFIIVIYLAYNFGPFYGVVTGFICGILHDAVSNSPLGLLTLPKVALGLIVGMFGRSILRKNILSISMMILFSTIAKGLITLLLCYLFTTGSLSTVWHIILPESLYNAILAPFLFYLFDKIFREDLSKEEY; encoded by the coding sequence ATGATTGTCACATATCTATATATACTTGCACTTATTATTACTTCTCTTTTGATTCAGGGGCATTCATCTTTTGATGTTTTGAGAATTGTAGGAATAAAACCAGATCTAACCTTTATTATAGTAATATATCTCGCTTATAACTTTGGTCCCTTCTATGGTGTAGTAACTGGATTTATTTGTGGAATACTTCATGATGCTGTTTCCAACTCTCCATTAGGACTCCTCACTTTACCTAAGGTTGCCTTGGGACTCATTGTCGGAATGTTTGGCAGATCTATTTTGAGAAAGAATATATTAAGCATTTCGATGATGATTCTATTTTCAACTATTGCAAAAGGATTGATAACACTACTACTATGTTATCTTTTTACAACGGGTTCATTGTCCACTGTTTGGCATATAATTTTACCAGAATCATTATACAATGCAATATTAGCTCCTTTTCTTTTTTATTTATTTGATAAGATTTTTAGAGAGGATCTGTCAAAGGAGGAATATTAG
- the mrdA gene encoding penicillin-binding protein 2 — MEKTSIKMQMLEVFRQRMYYFLTIALILFLVLLLQLINLQLIHGRDYKLKSKMNMENSIPIPASRGEIYDRNFKSDSDNVTLVTNRPSFNLTTIPSRFKTEDELNRTFNNLSHLLDISNEEVIDNINSKKRWERVAIKEDIDFNVIVKIASHQNRFPNIEWEAVPVRVYSYKEMFSHVIGYIGYISSGEYRRLRGKGYKHYHKIGKTGVEKEYDEMLRGIDGYIRRIVDVKNRIEGEEVGSSPVTGNNIVLTIDYEIQKVAYEAMKNRRGAIIVIKPTTGEIIALISKPDFDPNLLILGNNNGTIRELSNNTDKPFINRAIQSRYPPASTYKLITAIAALEEEKWKAKHTLFCPGKYTLQGYVDRNFYCHKPHGILDMHEAISESCSVYFYQLGYLIGPSIILKYADYFGLGEETGIDIPGEISGFIPSKKWKLKTFGQPWFDGDTLNLSIGQGFVSVTILGMANFVSGVINNGVIYKPHIMKEIRTFDNQKVIMRSSPKQIREIPLSPLTSNTIKHGMRLAVRKGTARRLKYIKIPIAGKTGTAQTRSRRKDDSTQHAWFVGYAPYGGDKERSIVVAVLVEHGITGAVWAVPIAEKIFLRLVSLGYFDV; from the coding sequence ATGGAGAAGACCTCCATAAAGATGCAGATGCTGGAAGTCTTTCGGCAAAGGATGTATTATTTCCTAACGATTGCTTTAATTCTGTTTTTAGTTTTATTACTTCAGTTGATAAATCTTCAATTGATCCACGGTAGGGATTATAAATTAAAATCAAAGATGAATATGGAAAATAGTATACCAATCCCTGCTTCAAGGGGGGAGATATATGATAGGAATTTTAAATCAGACAGTGATAATGTAACTTTAGTAACCAACAGACCATCATTTAATTTAACAACAATACCTTCAAGGTTTAAAACAGAGGATGAATTAAACAGAACCTTTAATAACCTATCTCATCTTCTTGATATCTCAAATGAGGAGGTAATTGATAATATTAATAGTAAAAAAAGATGGGAGAGGGTAGCAATAAAGGAAGATATTGATTTTAACGTAATTGTTAAGATAGCATCGCATCAAAATAGATTTCCTAACATCGAATGGGAAGCAGTGCCTGTGAGGGTATATAGCTATAAAGAGATGTTTTCGCATGTAATTGGCTACATCGGATACATTAGCAGTGGAGAATACAGAAGATTAAGGGGAAAGGGGTATAAACATTATCATAAAATAGGAAAGACGGGTGTTGAAAAAGAATATGATGAGATGCTGAGAGGGATTGATGGCTATATAAGGAGAATTGTAGATGTAAAAAACAGAATTGAAGGAGAGGAGGTAGGTTCATCCCCTGTAACAGGTAATAATATAGTATTAACTATCGATTACGAGATCCAGAAGGTCGCTTATGAAGCGATGAAGAATCGGAGAGGAGCTATCATTGTAATAAAGCCTACAACAGGAGAAATAATCGCTTTGATTAGTAAACCCGATTTTGATCCGAATTTATTAATATTGGGTAATAACAATGGTACAATTAGGGAATTGAGCAATAATACAGATAAACCCTTTATAAATAGAGCTATTCAGTCAAGGTATCCACCTGCTTCAACCTATAAATTAATTACAGCTATAGCAGCGCTTGAGGAAGAAAAATGGAAAGCAAAACATACCCTCTTTTGTCCTGGTAAATATACACTTCAGGGTTATGTTGATAGAAATTTTTACTGTCATAAGCCTCATGGTATTTTAGATATGCATGAAGCCATTTCAGAATCATGCAGTGTCTACTTCTATCAGCTAGGATATTTAATTGGCCCATCCATTATTCTCAAATATGCAGATTATTTTGGACTTGGTGAAGAAACTGGTATTGACATTCCTGGCGAAATAAGCGGCTTTATACCATCCAAAAAATGGAAACTAAAAACCTTTGGGCAACCATGGTTTGATGGAGATACACTTAACCTATCAATAGGGCAGGGCTTTGTCAGTGTTACTATTCTTGGTATGGCAAATTTTGTTTCAGGTGTCATAAATAATGGGGTAATTTACAAACCTCATATCATGAAAGAAATACGTACATTTGATAACCAAAAGGTTATTATGAGATCTTCTCCGAAACAAATTAGAGAGATACCCCTCTCGCCATTAACCAGTAATACAATCAAGCATGGAATGAGGTTGGCTGTTAGAAAGGGTACAGCCAGGAGACTTAAGTACATTAAGATTCCAATTGCTGGGAAAACCGGTACAGCACAAACTCGTTCAAGGCGAAAAGATGACTCAACACAGCATGCCTGGTTTGTGGGTTATGCTCCATATGGTGGAGATAAGGAGAGATCAATTGTTGTGGCTGTATTAGTAGAACACGGTATTACGGGTGCGGTGTGGGCTGTTCCAATAGCGGAAAAAATATTTTTAAGGCTTGTATCATTGGGATATTTTGATGTTTAA
- the rodA gene encoding rod shape-determining protein RodA, with product MFKKNEYQIDYILVFAVILIVFIGTLTIYSAGFDPIEKVNNGIYKKQLLWFIIGFSLMIAISFLNYQLLGDYSPYIYITVLIVLIFTTIFGEPIRNARAWLNFGFFSIQPSEFMKLSLVILLGKYIELRERDIRNLRELLIPSLLTLIPIFTIIMQPDFGTAMIFIPLLFTLLFLGGADVYHLLSIIGIAIIALVVPMILTYREWVGVNSSNLLLDFFKDITLIFQVSSILLVIAIIAYILHFFFVKKYYRNIYIPSFVFSFGLYFSVIIQKFLKVYQKKRIMVFLNPDLDPHGSGYNIIQSKIAIGSGGVSGKGFLNGSQSQLGFLPEKTSDFIFSVVSEEWGFIGGLVLIILLSIIVFRGIQISLDAKDKFGALLASGITSIFFFHIVINIGMTIGIMPVTGLPLCFVSYGGSNLVMSMISIGVLINIRMRKYIH from the coding sequence ATGTTTAAAAAGAATGAATATCAGATAGATTATATACTTGTATTTGCAGTGATTCTAATTGTATTTATAGGGACCTTAACAATATACAGCGCTGGTTTTGATCCAATTGAAAAGGTTAATAATGGTATTTATAAAAAACAGTTGTTGTGGTTTATCATCGGATTTTCACTGATGATAGCAATTTCTTTTTTAAATTATCAATTATTAGGAGATTACTCACCCTATATATATATCACAGTACTTATAGTATTAATATTTACAACAATTTTTGGGGAACCCATAAGGAATGCTAGAGCCTGGCTCAATTTCGGTTTCTTTTCAATTCAGCCTTCCGAATTTATGAAATTGAGTTTAGTCATCCTTCTTGGAAAGTATATTGAACTGCGAGAAAGGGATATAAGAAACCTAAGAGAACTACTTATTCCTTCGTTGCTTACTTTAATCCCAATTTTCACCATCATTATGCAGCCTGATTTTGGCACAGCTATGATATTCATTCCCCTTCTCTTTACCCTCCTCTTTTTAGGTGGGGCTGATGTGTATCACCTTTTATCGATAATTGGCATTGCCATAATAGCATTGGTTGTTCCAATGATATTGACATACAGAGAATGGGTTGGTGTAAATAGCTCAAATTTGCTTCTAGACTTTTTTAAAGATATTACCCTAATATTTCAAGTCTCTAGTATCTTATTAGTTATTGCTATAATAGCGTATATTTTACATTTCTTCTTTGTAAAGAAGTATTATAGAAATATTTATATACCCTCATTTGTCTTTTCCTTTGGATTGTATTTCTCTGTCATAATTCAAAAATTTTTAAAGGTGTATCAAAAGAAGAGGATCATGGTTTTTCTTAATCCTGACCTTGATCCTCATGGTTCTGGATATAATATAATTCAATCAAAAATAGCAATAGGGTCTGGAGGTGTTTCTGGAAAGGGGTTTCTAAATGGGAGTCAATCCCAATTAGGATTTCTTCCAGAAAAGACCTCGGATTTTATATTTTCTGTTGTTTCCGAAGAATGGGGTTTTATTGGAGGCTTGGTGTTGATAATACTTCTTTCAATAATTGTCTTTAGGGGTATTCAGATATCACTAGACGCAAAGGATAAATTTGGGGCTTTATTGGCAAGCGGCATAACCTCAATTTTCTTTTTTCATATTGTTATCAATATTGGCATGACGATTGGTATAATGCCGGTTACTGGTCTCCCCCTATGCTTTGTCTCCTATGGCGGTTCAAATCTTGTGATGTCAATGATATCTATTGGAGTATTAATCAACATCAGGATGAGAAAATATATTCATTAG
- the queC gene encoding 7-cyano-7-deazaguanine synthase QueC, whose amino-acid sequence MFKKRAVILLSGGIDSATVAAIAIRDGFEVFPITFDYGQKHSIEIVFARRLQQFFKIKKNVIIDIPSYIFNSSALSSESEIEIPKNRDVSSLNGIPSTYVPARNIIFLSYALAYAESINSRDIFIGVNSIDYSGYPDCRPEFIMAFENMANKGTKAGVLNDRFTIHAPLIHLKKCEIIKFGIDLGVDYSLTHSCYDPYSDESSCGECDSCLIRKKGFEEAKVPDPTRYRK is encoded by the coding sequence ATGTTCAAGAAAAGGGCAGTAATTTTATTAAGCGGCGGCATTGATTCTGCGACTGTTGCAGCTATAGCTATTCGTGATGGTTTTGAGGTATTCCCAATTACCTTTGATTATGGTCAAAAGCATAGTATAGAGATTGTATTTGCTAGGCGGCTGCAGCAATTCTTTAAGATAAAAAAAAATGTAATAATTGATATACCATCTTATATTTTTAACTCCTCTGCTCTATCATCCGAATCAGAAATTGAGATTCCAAAAAATCGCGATGTTTCATCATTAAATGGCATCCCTTCAACCTATGTACCTGCTAGAAATATTATTTTTTTATCATACGCTTTGGCATATGCTGAATCGATCAATTCAAGAGATATCTTCATTGGCGTTAACTCCATTGACTATAGTGGATATCCCGACTGCAGACCTGAGTTCATTATGGCCTTTGAGAATATGGCAAATAAAGGAACAAAGGCAGGGGTATTGAATGACAGGTTTACTATACATGCACCCTTGATTCATCTTAAAAAATGTGAGATAATAAAATTTGGTATAGATCTTGGTGTGGATTATTCACTTACCCACAGTTGTTATGACCCATATTCAGATGAATCATCCTGTGGAGAGTGTGATAGCTGTCTCATTAGAAAAAAGGGTTTTGAAGAGGCAAAGGTCCCTGATCCAACCAGATACAGAAAATAA
- a CDS encoding ComF family protein, producing MNSLLSDIFYSTVDFLFPSRCICCNKVIPFQQNHLCEICFSRIVLLDERCEVCSGVVINGICAICSDRRFYITKNIVIAEYTGVMKEILHNYKFNKKIRLYKQLCRLSFPHIVKHRDHFDILTAVPMNSRKKWKRGFNQSELVARELADRLNIKFYTLLKEKIYSKTQKDLGFRDRFLNILDRYEMKKSNILNGEKILLVDDIFTTGATINECARILMSSGADSVYSLTLARASFKRLGH from the coding sequence ATGAATTCCCTATTGTCTGACATCTTTTATTCAACAGTTGATTTCCTATTCCCTTCAAGGTGTATTTGCTGCAATAAGGTGATACCATTTCAGCAAAACCATTTATGTGAAATCTGTTTTAGTAGGATTGTATTATTAGATGAGAGGTGTGAGGTATGCTCTGGAGTTGTAATAAATGGGATATGCGCTATCTGCTCAGATAGGAGGTTTTATATAACAAAGAACATTGTAATAGCGGAGTATACAGGAGTAATGAAAGAGATATTACATAATTATAAATTTAATAAGAAGATAAGATTGTATAAACAATTATGCAGATTGTCATTCCCTCATATTGTGAAACATAGGGATCATTTTGATATACTAACAGCTGTTCCAATGAATAGTAGAAAGAAATGGAAAAGGGGATTCAACCAATCAGAACTAGTTGCAAGGGAGTTGGCAGATAGATTAAATATAAAATTTTACACATTATTAAAGGAAAAGATATACTCTAAAACACAAAAGGATCTTGGATTTAGGGATCGTTTCTTGAATATACTGGACAGATATGAGATGAAAAAATCAAATATACTGAATGGTGAAAAGATACTCCTTGTTGATGATATCTTTACTACTGGTGCAACAATAAATGAATGCGCAAGAATTCTGATGTCCTCAGGGGCTGATAGTGTTTATTCATTGACACTAGCAAGGGCTAGCTTCAAAAGACTTGGACACTAG
- a CDS encoding efflux RND transporter permease subunit, translating to MKLSDLSVDRSITAIMIFVALVVLGIVSFSKIPLDLIPDIEFPIAVVITEYEGVGPKEIESTVTRPIEENLSRINNVETVISESKEGISMVRIEFTWGTDMGLAISDIRERLDITKKFLPEDIETPIVIKFDVSMMPIMVLSLSGNRDNAWLREFAEDSVKNLIEQVDGVASAVVSGGEINEVHVELIKNRMDAYNITIDSVLSILRYENMNVAGGNIESINKKFTLRTRGEFENLDDIENVVVAVKNNTPIYLKDIARVFEAPAERKEILRLNGENGVSLRVNKQSDKNTVIVARSILSQLEKVRSTLPKGIEISPMFNEADFIENAITSVVDNAILGGIIAVFVVFIFLRSIRSSIILGLSIPISMIATFIVMYYFDLTLNMMSMGGLAIGVGMLIDNSIVILENIFRFREKGARPKEAAKLGADEMAMAITASTLTTICVFIPFLFTEGITNQLFKEMSLTISFSLLSSLVIALTLIPMLTSRFIKSVKVEHSGRFTIINRIYVWSEEKFNILEGFYSIAIEWALNNRKKVVLFTLIAIVIGAILLPIAGMEFMPDQDRAMLTFEASLPVGTNLDTTESVLKLVEKRMLGVLKKEEYRALSIRAGYGTGFAAAFAGTTDHTAKVETRLVMKVDRERHVNEIREAARNALADIPGVTFNFSARSAGESAFGMGGAQIVIEIYGYDLEESARFTSEIYNSIKDIKGLADIDISREEGLPEHVIRINRDKASKMGLNAAIVSNLIKNNVAGKVASRYRKKGKEYDIMVRLRDEDRKTIDDIENIWVNTPVGVTVPLGNIIDINSESGPVTIERRKQERVTYINCKAEGRALNEVVGDIQERISRIPKPTNFYVHIGGAYEDMQESFRDLTLALILAIILIYIIMASQFESFLSPFIIMFTIPTVIFGVMVFLFLTGTTFNVVSFIGVLMLAGIVVNNAIVLVDYANILKARGMSVREALIEAGKKRLRPIMMTTFTTIFALLPLAMGLGEASEMMRQLSMSVIGGMSSSFIFTLIFLPVVYSLFDTLTERVGMRLRKKKT from the coding sequence CAATATCAGACATAAGGGAGAGGCTAGATATTACCAAGAAATTTTTGCCTGAGGATATTGAAACTCCAATTGTTATCAAGTTTGATGTGTCAATGATGCCCATAATGGTGTTATCTTTGTCTGGCAATAGGGATAACGCATGGCTTCGAGAATTTGCAGAGGATTCAGTTAAGAATCTTATTGAACAGGTTGATGGCGTTGCGTCTGCAGTGGTCAGCGGTGGAGAGATAAATGAGGTGCATGTTGAGCTTATAAAGAATAGGATGGATGCCTATAATATCACTATTGATTCAGTGTTATCGATACTGAGATATGAGAACATGAATGTTGCTGGAGGCAATATAGAATCGATAAATAAAAAATTCACCCTTAGGACAAGGGGTGAGTTTGAGAATTTGGATGATATAGAGAATGTTGTTGTAGCTGTAAAAAACAATACACCCATATATCTCAAGGATATTGCCAGGGTATTCGAGGCGCCGGCAGAAAGAAAGGAAATATTAAGGCTTAATGGCGAGAATGGAGTATCCCTCAGGGTTAACAAGCAATCAGATAAAAATACTGTAATTGTGGCAAGGTCAATTCTTTCGCAGCTAGAAAAGGTTAGATCAACCCTTCCAAAGGGGATTGAGATATCCCCAATGTTTAATGAAGCAGATTTCATTGAGAATGCGATAACTAGTGTTGTAGATAATGCCATATTAGGTGGGATAATCGCAGTGTTTGTTGTCTTTATATTTCTGAGAAGTATAAGGTCGTCAATAATACTCGGTTTATCGATCCCAATATCTATGATTGCGACCTTTATTGTTATGTATTATTTTGATCTTACCCTCAATATGATGTCCATGGGAGGACTTGCCATTGGAGTTGGAATGCTTATTGATAACTCCATTGTAATTCTCGAAAATATCTTCAGATTCAGAGAAAAGGGGGCAAGACCAAAGGAGGCAGCAAAACTTGGGGCAGATGAGATGGCAATGGCGATTACTGCCTCTACCCTTACAACAATATGCGTATTTATTCCATTCCTCTTTACTGAGGGTATAACTAACCAACTCTTTAAGGAGATGTCACTCACTATATCCTTCTCGCTTCTAAGCTCTCTGGTTATTGCACTTACCCTTATACCGATGTTGACATCAAGATTTATCAAGTCAGTTAAGGTTGAACATAGTGGCCGATTCACTATAATAAACAGAATTTATGTGTGGAGTGAAGAAAAATTTAACATTCTTGAAGGTTTTTATTCAATTGCTATTGAATGGGCGCTAAATAACAGGAAAAAGGTTGTACTCTTTACTTTGATAGCTATAGTTATCGGTGCTATTCTGCTTCCCATAGCTGGAATGGAATTCATGCCTGATCAGGATAGGGCAATGTTGACCTTTGAGGCAAGTCTTCCAGTTGGAACAAATCTTGATACTACAGAAAGCGTTTTGAAGCTTGTTGAAAAGAGAATGTTAGGTGTTTTAAAAAAGGAGGAGTACAGGGCTTTATCAATTAGGGCTGGATATGGCACTGGTTTTGCAGCGGCTTTTGCAGGTACTACTGATCATACTGCAAAGGTGGAGACACGTCTTGTAATGAAGGTTGATCGGGAGAGGCATGTAAATGAGATTAGAGAGGCTGCAAGAAATGCATTGGCTGATATTCCAGGAGTAACATTTAATTTTTCAGCGCGAAGTGCTGGGGAGAGCGCTTTTGGTATGGGTGGAGCGCAGATAGTAATCGAGATCTATGGATATGATCTTGAAGAATCCGCTAGATTTACTTCAGAAATATACAATTCAATAAAAGACATAAAAGGATTGGCAGACATAGATATTTCGAGAGAGGAGGGTCTTCCTGAACATGTTATCAGGATAAATAGGGACAAGGCGTCAAAGATGGGGCTTAATGCTGCTATTGTCTCCAATTTGATCAAGAACAATGTTGCTGGGAAAGTGGCGTCACGATACAGGAAGAAGGGCAAGGAATACGATATAATGGTGCGGCTCAGAGACGAGGATAGAAAAACTATTGATGATATTGAGAATATATGGGTTAATACCCCGGTGGGGGTCACTGTCCCATTGGGAAACATTATTGATATAAATTCAGAGAGCGGTCCAGTGACTATTGAGAGGAGGAAACAGGAACGCGTCACATATATTAATTGCAAGGCTGAAGGAAGAGCATTAAACGAGGTGGTTGGAGATATTCAGGAAAGGATCAGCAGGATACCCAAGCCCACTAATTTCTATGTGCATATTGGAGGCGCATACGAGGATATGCAGGAATCATTTAGGGACCTAACTTTAGCTCTGATTCTTGCCATAATACTGATTTATATAATAATGGCGTCTCAATTTGAATCCTTTCTATCTCCATTTATAATAATGTTTACAATACCGACAGTTATCTTTGGTGTAATGGTATTTCTCTTCCTCACTGGAACAACCTTCAATGTTGTGTCATTTATTGGCGTTCTGATGCTTGCTGGTATTGTTGTTAATAATGCAATAGTACTCGTTGACTATGCAAACATCCTCAAGGCGCGGGGTATGAGTGTCAGAGAAGCGCTAATTGAAGCCGGGAAAAAGAGGTTGCGGCCTATAATGATGACTACATTCACAACCATCTTTGCACTATTACCTTTAGCAATGGGATTGGGCGAGGCCTCTGAGATGATGAGGCAACTCTCCATGTCAGTTATAGGGGGGATGAGTTCCTCATTTATTTTTACATTGATATTCTTGCCTGTGGTATACTCACTCTTTGATACCCTTACTGAAAGAGTAGGGATGCGACTCAGAAAAAAGAAAACTTAA